From Tripterygium wilfordii isolate XIE 37 chromosome 13, ASM1340144v1, whole genome shotgun sequence, the proteins below share one genomic window:
- the LOC120012989 gene encoding transcription factor E2FA, translated as MSGGAQTSSRSAPPPPQSGPILPPMRRHLAFMPMKPPFASPDDYHRFSSGSVARRLADQEPEAIVVRSPQLKRKSGAENNEFESIGWASSPGYTSLSNSPFQTPVSAKGGRAYNRSKASKGNRSGPETPNAGSPSTLTPGGSCRYDSSLGLLTKRFTDLIKHAEDGVLDLNKAAETLEVQKRRIYDITNVLEGIGLIEKKLKNRIRWKGIDASGPGELDGDISILQAEIEKLSVEEHRFDDQIRDMHERLRDLSKNDDKQKWLFVTEEDIKNIPCFQNETLVAIKAPHGTTLEVPDPDEDVDYPQRRYRIVLRSTMGPIDVYLVSQFEEKFEDMNGVEPPMSLPLASSSGSNENQATEMVTVDNIQQELEPHVQETQTTGCGDLNASEDFVGRMMKIVPSDVDTDADYWLLSDAGVSMTDIWRTDSNVEWDGVNMLPSEFEIPDISASRPQNAPSGIHGVPSTAVNPN; from the exons ATGTCGGGAGGAGCTCAAACGTCCTCTCGCTCGGCACCTCCGCCGCCTCAGTCAGGCCCGATCCTCCCGCCTATGAGGCGCCATCTGGCGTTCATGCCGATGAAGCCGCCTTTTGCCTCACCCGATGATTACCACCGTTTCTCCTCGGGGAGCGTCGCTCGCCGACTAGCCGATCAGGAACCTGAAGCCATTGTAGTAAGATCTCCG CAATTAAAGCGGAAGAGTGGAGCTGAAAACAATGAATTTGAGTCTATTGGGTGGGCTAGCAGTCCTGGTTACACTAGTCTATCTAATAGTCCATTCCAAACACCTGTTTCTGCTAAAGGTGGAAGGGCATATAATCGCTCAAAGGCTTCCAAGGGCAATAGATCTGGGCCCGAGACTCCAAATGCTG GGTCACCTTCAACTCTTACTCCAGGTGGCAGCTGCCGCTATGACAGTTCCCTAG GTCTGTTGACAAAAAGGTTCACTGATTTGATTAAACATGCTGAAGATGGTGTTCTTGACCTGAACAAAGCCGCAGAGACTTTAGAG GTCCAGAAGAGGCGCATATATGACATAACAAATGTCTTGGAAGGGATTGGTCTCATAGAAAAGAAGCTCAAGAATAGAATACGTTGGAA GGGAATTGATGCTTCAGGTCCTGGGGAGTTGGACGGTGATATCTCAATACTACAG GCAGAAATTGAAAAACTTTCTGTGGAAGAGCACAGATTCGATGATCAAATAAG AGATATGCATGAaagattgagagatttgagtaaaAATGATGACAAGCAAAA GTGGCTTTTTGTGACTGAAGAGGACATCAAGAATATACCCTGCTTTCAG AATGAAACCCTCGTAGCAATTAAAGCTCCTCATGGTACCACTCTGGAAGTCCCTGATCCTGATGAA GACGTTGACTATCCACAGAGGAGGTACAGGATAGTCCTGAGAAGTACAATGGGTCCCATTGATGTCTACCTTGTCAG TCAATTTGAGGAGAAGTTTGAGGATATGAATGGTGTAGAGCCTCCCATGAGCCTCCCCCTTGCTTCCAGTTCAGGGTCTAATGAAAACCAAGCAACAGAGATGGTCACGGTTGATAACATCCAGCAGGAGCTTGAACCCCATGTGCAAGAAACTCAAACCACAGGCTGTGGTGATCTTAATGCTTCTGAGGACTTTGTTGGAAGAATGATGAAGATTGTTCCTTCTGATGTTGAT ACCGATGCAGACTACTGGCTTCTTTCAGATGCAGGAGTTAGCATGACAGATATCTGGAGGACAGATT